The following are from one region of the Silene latifolia isolate original U9 population chromosome 9, ASM4854445v1, whole genome shotgun sequence genome:
- the LOC141599278 gene encoding cysteine desulfurase, mitochondrial, with protein sequence MRISNQLIRHFRQTLTRPHPHPRPFSTAAAATVLDPPPPPDSPINVKGVQLSGRPLYLDMQATTPVDPRVLDAMLPYYLSQYGNPHSRTHLYGWESESAVESARAQVASLVNASAKEIIFTSGATESNNISVKGIMRFHSGTKKHVITTQTEHKCVLDSCRHLQQQGFEVTYLPVKQDGLIDVDQLKDAIRPDTGLVSVMMVNNEIGVIQPMEEIGQICKEHKIPFHTDAAQALGKVEIDVDKMNISLMSLSGHKIYGPKGVGALYIRRRPRVRVEPQMNGGGQERGIRSGTVPTPLVVGFGAACEIAAREMEYDEKRIKGLQERLLKGIREKVDAVVVNGSEERRYAGNLNLSFRFVEGESMLMGLKEVAVSSGSACTSASLEPSYVLRALGVDEEMAHTSIRFGIGRFTTEEEIDRAVALTTKQVQKLREMSPLYEMYKEGIDIKSIQWSQH encoded by the exons ATGAGAATCTCAAATCAACTAATCCGCCATTTCCGCCAAACCCTAACCCGCCCCCACCCCCACCCCCGCCCCTTCTccaccgccgccgccgccaccgTACTCGACCCACCACCACCGCCAGACTCACCCATAAACGTCAAAGGCGTCCAACTCTCAGGCCGCCCGCTCTACCTAGACATGCAAGCAACCACTCCCGTCGATCCACGTGTCCTAGACGCCATGCTCCCTTACTACCTTTCCCAATACGGTAACCCACACAGTCGGACCCACCTTTACGGGTGGGAATCCGAATCCGCTGTCGAATCGGCTCGCGCTCAAGTCGCTTCCCTCGTTAACGCCTCCGCGAAAGAGATTATTTTTACCTCTGGCGCTACTGAGTCTAATAATATCTCTGTTAAGGGGATTATGCGGTTTCATTCCGGTACGAAAAAACATGTGATTACTACTCAGACGGAACATAAGTGTGTTCTTGATTCGTGTCGGCATTTGCAGCAGCAAGGGTTTGAGGTTACGTATTTGCCTGTTAAGCAGGATGGGTTGATTGATGTTGATCAGCTTAAGGATGCTATTCGACCCGATACTG GGCTGGTCTCCGTCATGATGGTTAATAATGAGATTGGAGTGATACAACCCATGGAAGAAATAGGCCAGATTTGCAAGGAGCATAAGATTCCCTTCCATACCGATGCTGCCCAGGCCCTCGGTAAGGTGGAGATCGATGTTGACAAGATGAATATCAGTCTAATGTCGTTGAGCGGGCACAAGATATATGGGCCTAAGGGGGTTGGAGCCTTGTACATTCGTAGAAGGCCGCGGGTTCGGGTGGAGCCTCAGATGAACGGAGGTGGGCAAGAGAGGGGGATTCGGAGCGGTACAGTGCCGACTCCGTTGGTagtcgggtttggggctgcgtgTGAGATTGCGGCCAGGGAGATGGAGTATGATGAGAAGAGGATCAAAGGTTTGCAAGAGAGGCTATTGAAGGGGATTAGAGAGAAGGTTGATGCGGTAGTGGTGAACGGGAGTGAGGAGAGGAGGTACGCTGGGAATTTGAACTTGTCGTTTCGATTTGTGGAAGGGGAAAGTATGTTGATGGGGTTGAAGGAGGTGGCAGTGTCGAGTGGGAGTGCGTGTACTAGTGCTAGTTTGGAGCCGTCGTATGTGTTGAGGGCGCTTGGGGTGGATGAGGAGATGGCGCATACTTCGATTAGGTTCGGGATTGGGAGGTTTACGACTGAGGAGGAGATTGATAGGGCGGTTGCGCTGACGACGAAGCAGGTTCAGAAGTTGAGGGAGATGAGTCCCCTTTATGAGATGTATAAAGAAGGTATTGATATTAAGAGCATTCAATGGTCACAGCACTGA
- the LOC141599279 gene encoding cytochrome c oxidase subunit 6a, mitochondrial-like, producing the protein MAITLMKLRSGLQSSIRHGRTSSDLIKRSFSSSAHSDVAYEAKEASKWEKITYLGIVSCTALAVWNLSKGHPHFDEPPAYPHMHIRNKEFPWGPDGLFEVKEHH; encoded by the exons ATGGCGATTACACTAATGAAACTCAGATCTGGTCTCCAATCCTCCATCCGCCATGGCCGTACTTCTTCCGATCTTATCAAACGTTCCTTCTCTTCTTCCGCTCACAGCGACGTAGCAT ATGAGGCAAAGGAAGCAAGCAAATGGGAGAAGATAACCTACTTAGGAATTGTATCTTGTACTGCTTTGGCTGTTTGGAATTTGTCCAAGGGTCACCCTCATTTCGATGAGCCTCCG GCATACCCCCACATGCACATTCGCAACAAGGAATTCCCATGGG GTCCTGATGGCCTTTTTGAGGTGAAAGAGCACCATTAA
- the LOC141599280 gene encoding tubulin alpha chain — protein sequence MRECISIHIGQAGIQVGNACWELYCLEHGIQADGQMPSDTTVGGGDDAFNTFFSETGAGKHVPRAVFVDLEPTVIDEVRTGTYRQLFHPEQLISGKEDAANNFARGHYTIGKEIVDLCLDRIRKLADNCTGLQGFLVFNAVGGGTGSGLGSLLLERLSVDYGKKSKLGFTIYPSPQISTSVVEPYNSVLSTHSLLEHTDVAVLLDNEAIYDICRRSLDIERPTYTNLNRLISQVISSLTASLRFDGALNVDVNEFQTNLVPYPRIHFMLSSYAPVISAEKAYHEQLSVAEITTSAFEPSSMMAKCDPRHGKYMACCLMYRGDVVPKDVNAAVATIKTKRTIQFVDWCPTGFKCGINYQPPSVVPGGDLAKVQRAVCMISNSTSVAEVFSRIDHKFDLMYAKRAFVHWYVGEGMEEGEFSEAREDLAALEKDYEEVGAEGAEDDDEGADYED from the exons ATGAGGGAGTGCATTTCAATCCACATTGGTCAAGCCGGTATTCAGGTCGGAAATGCGTGTTGGGAGCTTTACTGCCTTGAACACGGAATTCAG GCTGATGGTCAGATGCCAAGTGACACAACTGTTGGAGGAGGAGATGATGCTTTCAACACCTTCTTCAGTGAAACTGGTGCAGGGAAGCACGTTCCTCGTGCTGTCTTTGTTGACCTTGAGCCCACTGTCATTGATGAGGTGAGGACCGGCACTTACCGCCAGCTCTTCCACCCAGAGCAGCTCATCAGTGGCAAGGAGGATGCCGCCAACAACTTTGCTCGTGGTCACTACACCA TTGGCAAAGAGATCGTTGATCTTTGCTTGGACCGCATCCGTAAGCTTGCTGACAACTGTACTGGTCTTCAAGGGTTCCTTGTATTCAACGCTGTTGGTGGAGGTACTGGATCTGGTCTCGGATCCCTCCTCTTGGAGCGTCTATCTGTCGACTATGGAAAGAAATCGAAGTTGGGTTTTACTATTTACCCATCACCCCAGATCTCAACCTCTGTTGTTGAGCCTTACAACAGTGTCCTCTCAACCCACTCCCTCCTGGAGCACACTGATGTTGCTGTTCTGCTTGACAATGAAGCCATCTATGACATCTGTAGGAGGTCCCTTGACATCGAGCGTCCTACTTACACTAACCTGAACCGTCTGATTTCTCAG GTCATTTCATCCCTCACTGCCTCTCTCAGGTTCGATGGTGCCCTAAATGTGGACGTCAATGAGTTCCAGaccaaccttgtgccatacccaAGAattcacttcatgctttcctcatATGCCCCTGTTATTTCAGCTGAGAAGGCATACCACGAGCAGCTCTCAGTTGCCGAGATCACCACCAGTGCCTTCGAGCCATCTTCCATGATGGCCAAGTGCGACCCACGTCACGGCAAGTACATGGCTTGCTGTCTGATGTACCGTGGTGACGTGGTCCCTAAGGACGTCAATGCTGCTGTAGCCACAATCAAGACCAAGCGCACCATCCAATTTGTCGACTGGTGCCCAACCGGGTTCAAGTGTGGTATCAACTACCAGCCCCCAAGCGTGGTACCTGGTGGTGACCTTGCCAAGGTTCAGAGAGCAGTCTGCATGATCTCCAACTCGACCAGTGTTGCTGAGGTGTTCTCCAGAATTGACCACAAGTTTGACCTCATGTATGCCAAGAGGGCTTTTGTTCATTGGTACGTGGGTGAGGGTATGGAGGAAGGCGAGTTTTCTGAGGCTCGTGAGGACCTGGCTGCTCTTGAGAAGGATTACGAGGAAGTTGGTGCTGAGGGTGCAGAGGATGATGATGAAGGAGCTGATTACGAGGACTAA